A segment of the uncultured Desulfobulbus sp. genome:
ACGGGGACAGGTGGCAAAAAAACGACAGCACCTGTTACAGGCAAGCAAAAATCGAAAAATTATAGAAAAATTGGAAGAACAACAAAATGCAGCGTATAAAAAACATCTGGAAAGTCTGGAAGCCGGTATGCTTGACGAGATTGCAGTCCTCTCCCATCAACATAAAAAATCCGACTAAATTTAATTCCGCAATTAAAAATCACTCAGCCCATCTCCGTCATAGTTTTCCTTCACCTTCTCTTTTTTCCTCCCTGTTATTCTGTATTTTTCTGTCTACACCCCTTTCCATCTCCGCGGCAGATACCCCTGAAAAAGCACCACAGAAAAAAGCCCCTGCCACCAGCTATACTTCTGTGGAAGAACGGAGAATCATGGAGGCCATCAAGGCAAGTGGCAAGAATCAAATTGAAAGTGAACAGGAGGAGCTGGAACGCAGGAAAAAGGAACTAAAGAGATTAGAGAGTGAAGTCGATAAGAAAATTGTACAGCTCAATGAGCTTCGCATCAAACTCGAAAAACTGTTGAAACAGAAAGACGCCGCGGAGCAGAAACGTATTATTGAGTTGGCTAAAATGTACGAGAAAATGCCCTCTGACAAGGGAGCGACCGTTATTGGCAACCTGGAAGTTGAGCTAGCAATTTCCATCTTAAGTAAGATGAAAACTAAATCTGCGGCAAAAATTCTTGCCAGTATGGACCGCCAGAAGGCGGCTAAATTAACAACTGCCTTTTCAACTCTAGACTTTCGATAACGCATATGGCTACATTTCCTGCTGTCGCAGCAAACCTGATGCAAACATCGCCTTCTCCTGGCGCCACACCTGTAAAGGCATCGGGCGAAACGAGCGAGTCGTTTTCCTCTCATCTCAAAGCCGCAACCGGTAAACAGGAAAAGCCGCAGGCAGGTTCTCAGGCACAAGAGCAGCCCCGCGCCACAAACATAGAAGAAAACTCAAAGCAGGTTGCTCAGAAACAAACCGACTCCAAAGAACCAGTCGTACACCAAGAAAACGAAGAGACTCTTTCAGAGGATGTAACCACTCAGAACGAAGAAGCAGAGTCTTCCTCCCAGGACGATCTCGCAGCAGAGAGTTCAACTGAGCAACAACCCATTGCCGAAAATACCCAAGAGAGCAAAAAGAAGGAATCCCCTGCTGATGACGCACCTGATGAGGAGACGTCTTCACAGCAAACAGCTTTATACCAGGCCACTGGCAGCAAAGAATCTGTCCTTGCTCGAATGCTGGATCAAATTACGACACCACGGAGCAACGAGGCGCCCAAAGAGCAGACAATTCGTATTGTCTCCAGCGATAATGCATCTCTTCCGAAATCATCCGTAAGCGACTTTACGCCTCTCAATTTGCACAATCCCCAGCAGCAGACAGATCAACCGACACCCACCAGTGAGTGGTCACAGCTGGTCTCGGGCGGTAACCAACCAAAAAACCAGGCCCCTCCCCAACAACACTGGGCCCAGCAGACAACGGTTGATCAGGGCGTAAATGCTGGCCAGAGCGTGAGTGTAATTAGCCAGGAGCAGCAGACAACCAGTCCACAGGCCGCAATCAGCACAGCTCACTCAGGTGTGCAGCCAGGGCAGGAAACTATCTCTCTTCAGGTGACTACAGGCACAACTGAACAAGTAGTGCAGGCCGCAATCAGTACAGCTCATTCAGGCGGGCAGACCGGGCAGGAAACAATCTCTCTTCAGGTGACTACAGGCACAACTGAACAAGTAGTGCAGGCCGCAATCAGTACAGCTCATTCAGGCGGGCAGGCCGGGCAGGAGCCCCGCTCTCTTCAGGCAACTACCGGTGCCACAGTAATTTTCACCCCACAGGACGGCACCATCACGACCAGACAGCAAGTCCAGCAGCAGGGGGAAAACATATTGAAAGCCCCTGAGTCTGCCCTCTTCTTTCAGAACAGTGATGGCCAAAGCATCTCCATAGAGCAAGGAAAAAATCCACTCCAGCCTCAGGTGCTCACCACAGCCCTGTCAGGCAACCAGACCCTGCATCAAAAAGGAGCAAACCTGGATTTCAACGGCCGATATATTCATTCCCATCTCCTCCAGACGCCCGGTACAGCCGTGGCTGCGGCCAACCAGAGCATGACCAGTGACCAATCCCAGGCAGACCTTTTTTCCGGCGGCAACCAGGATTTCAAGGGGATGCCGGGGCAGGAGCAGCCTTCACTTTTTCAGGAGGGAGGCTTCCAAACACTTGGTCACACGACCGGGTTTGGCATGCAGTTGTCCAGCAGCCAGATGACCACCTTCAGCGCCCCCACAAGTGGCACAGAAACGACCTATTACCAGCTGGGTTCCGGTACCTTGGTGCCCGACACTGCCGTCGTCGATCAGATGATCGCTCAATTTTCCGCCAATAAACGACTGGAAACCAGCACACTTAATCTCAAACTCCACCCTCAGGAGCTCGGAGAGCTTCGCCTAGAGATCAAGGTGGAACAAGATAATGTCAAAGCTCACATCGTAACCCAATCTCCGCACTCTCAGGAGATGCTTGATCGGCACATGCCCAAGCTGCGTGAGGCCTTGGAGCAACAGGGGTTACACCTTCAGGATATAGAAGTCAGTGTAGCCGATGGCAATACCG
Coding sequences within it:
- a CDS encoding flagellar hook-length control protein FliK → MATFPAVAANLMQTSPSPGATPVKASGETSESFSSHLKAATGKQEKPQAGSQAQEQPRATNIEENSKQVAQKQTDSKEPVVHQENEETLSEDVTTQNEEAESSSQDDLAAESSTEQQPIAENTQESKKKESPADDAPDEETSSQQTALYQATGSKESVLARMLDQITTPRSNEAPKEQTIRIVSSDNASLPKSSVSDFTPLNLHNPQQQTDQPTPTSEWSQLVSGGNQPKNQAPPQQHWAQQTTVDQGVNAGQSVSVISQEQQTTSPQAAISTAHSGVQPGQETISLQVTTGTTEQVVQAAISTAHSGGQTGQETISLQVTTGTTEQVVQAAISTAHSGGQAGQEPRSLQATTGATVIFTPQDGTITTRQQVQQQGENILKAPESALFFQNSDGQSISIEQGKNPLQPQVLTTALSGNQTLHQKGANLDFNGRYIHSHLLQTPGTAVAAANQSMTSDQSQADLFSGGNQDFKGMPGQEQPSLFQEGGFQTLGHTTGFGMQLSSSQMTTFSAPTSGTETTYYQLGSGTLVPDTAVVDQMIAQFSANKRLETSTLNLKLHPQELGELRLEIKVEQDNVKAHIVTQSPHSQEMLDRHMPKLREALEQQGLHLQDIEVSVADGNTGFEEQFANNSGWQQSQQSMTSKTTRSDFSIELNEEAGEEEDVETNFNAIA